In Numida meleagris isolate 19003 breed g44 Domestic line chromosome 11, NumMel1.0, whole genome shotgun sequence, the genomic window GTACAGGAGCCTGGTCCTGCTGCATTTGCACCTGCACAATGAGGAAGAGAGCGTGGTCGAGGTGGGAATTGCGTTCATTTGGGGGAGGGCGATGCTGGCCCCGTGGTGCCCCCCAAACACCAAGAGTATTGCAGCCGGTGGCAGCGtcagcccctgctgctgcatccTCCCTGCGGAGGGGCTCTGGGGGCTCTGGAGGGGCTCTGCAAGCACACAGCTGTCATCGTGCCTCTGTTCCTCTGTTACCTCAGGCCTTCAGAGAGTGCAGCATGACCCCAGTCCATCCGTCTCTTTGCTGGCCCTTCAGACACTGAAGATCCTGAAGGAAACGAGGCCACCTCCACCACCGAGAGACTCTGGGCAGCGCTCCTCCAGGCTCCGCAGCGCGTGGAGGAGGTGCTGCTCCTCCCAGGCAGACAGCTGAGCACCCTGGAAAGCTCCCGGCATCTCCTCCTGCCCGCTGCTCAGCTCCGCTCCTCGGGCACATCCCTTCCCCGTTGCTGTGCCGCTCCTCAGCCCGCGGTGCCAGCTACTTCAGCACCATTGCCTGTCTTCTCTCGGTGGGAAACGGGAAAACAACCCAGGAGATCAGCACTGCCCGGAGAGGGACGGGACGTGCAGCGCTCCCTGCCAGCACCACACGCTTTCGGTCACTGCCAGCAAagcaccagctgctctgccGGGCTGCAAAACGGGATGATTAATAAAGCTGGTGAATTTTACAACGCACGTGATCCCACAAcgaaaacagatttttataaaaagaaatttttatttttctaggaaaaatgtttgctgcaattttcactaaaaaattaaaaaatgagaaattaaatggAAGTAATTGAAagttcacttctgttttctcctgaagGAGAGTAAAACCTCTCCTTCCCTCGTGCATTCcaagaaggggaggaaagacaagaaagaatataaagaaaaaggcaatttCAGCTATAGAAGAGTTTTTAAAACTCAAGTGCCATTCATTAActacttttctgtctttcatgtgCCGAATGTACCAACACACATGTTTTCATCAGTTCACCCCTCCATCTGAAGTGTTGGGTTCCAAAACCctaacaaaaccttttttttttttttttaatcctctctGGTTTTGGTGAAAAGCAAACTGAGCATTGCAGGAAGCCTCTGCAGGGCAGAAAAGAACAATGAGTTGCAGAAGCAGGTGTGAAGGATgagaagaaagtttaaaaatgaaacaagcgAGCGTTACAGGAAATGCCTGAAATAGTTTGTATGGAATCTTCACTGAGCGCCAGAGAAACGGAAAgtgacaaaacaaagcagccatttttaaatgcattgtgGGGACAATCTGGAGAGATACAGACCAGAATCTCAGGCTCCCACAGCAGGCAGACTGCCAGGAGTGGTAAGGGACATTCAAGGATACGTGCATAAGAAGAACATACGGAGGAGGAGTTAACACCGTTTCTAGAGGAAAATCAGAACTCAAGATCTACTAGAGTTGTTGGAAGGAGTCGTGGAGCATATGGACAACAAATATATGCCTGATACACTATTGCTGAATTTCCATAGGATTTCTCATAACATTCACCATTGTAAGTtcttaaaaaagtaatttgtcAGGGGACAGAAAGATACAAGTGAGACTGGTTAAATGCTCAAATaagaacaatacaaaaataaagccattATCTACTTCACGAAGCCTCCAGCGTGGTTCCCTACTGCTCTAGCAGCAACCACATAGAGACTGCAGCATAGATttctgctgcaggctgaagTGCTCAAAATGTTCATAAATCACCTGGAAAAGGGGTTGAACATCAAGACGAAGTCTGCTCAGGTTACTAGAGCACCTGTTGTCATAAAAACATCAGTTTATTGCAGCGAACTGCAAAGGGTTCTCACAGTGGTTCTTATGAAACCAGAGATAAAACCCCAGACTGATAAAGTAATGCACACAGCGAAAGGTGATCCTAACTTTTGACACACTGTGATTGACTTTGAAATTGCTATTACCACTCAGGAATGAGATTTTGATGTTATAGACCGCTCTGTGAACACATCAGTTCAGTCTTCATTAGCAGTAAAAAGATATATATCTAATGGtaggaattattaaaaaataatttcccccccctttttctccccattgTAACAAAGCTGTCGAACTAGAAAAAGTACAGAAGACAGCAAAGACaaccaaagaaatgaaatggcatCCATTGAGACGAACTACTAATTACATCAGAGCTATGCCTGGAAAAGAGACAGCTAAGAGTATGATGAAGATCTTATAAAGCAGAAGATGTGGAAGAGGTAGACAGGAAACAAGTGTTCAGTAGTTTTCATAATACAAGAGCTATGGGATGTCAAATGGAATTGCAACTTGTAATTACACTGTAGAATGCGTTGCNNNNNNNNNNNNNNNNNNNNNNNNNNNNNNNNNNNNNNNNNNNNNNNNNNNNNNNNNNNNNNNNNNNNNNNNNNNNNNNNNNNNNNNNNNNNNNNNNNNNNNNNNNNNNNNNNNNNNNNNNNNNNNNNNNNNNNNNNNNNNNNNNNNNNNNNNNNNNNNNNNNNNNNNNNNNNNNNNNNNNNNNNNNNNNNNNNNNNNNNNNNNNNNNNNNNNNNNNNNNNNNNNNNNNNNNNNNNNNNNNNNNNNNNNNNNNNNNNNNNNNNNNNNNNNNNNNNNNNNNNNNNNNNNNNNNNNNNNNNNNNNNNNNNNNNNNNNNNNNNNNNNNNNNNNNNNNNNNNNNNNNNNNNNNNNNNNNNNNNNNNNNNNNNNNNNNNNNNNNNNNNNNNNNNNNNNNNNNNNNNNNNNNNNNNNNNNNNNNNNNNNNNNNNNNNNNNNNNNNNNNNNNNNNNNNNNNNNNNNNNNNNNNNNNNNNNNNNNNNNNNNNNNNNNNNNNNNNNNNNNNNNNNNNNNNNNNNNNNNNNNNNNNNNNNNNNNNNNNNNNNNNNNNNNNNNNNNNNNNNNNNNNNNNNNNNNNNNNNNNNNNNNNNNNNNNNNNNNNNNNNNNNNNNNNNNNNNNNNNNNNNNNNNNNNNNNNNNNNNNNNNNNNNNNNNNNNNNNNNNNNNNNNNNNNNNNNNNNNNNNNNNNNNNNNNNNNNNNNNNNNNNNNNNNNNNNNNNNNNNNNNNNNNNNNNNNNNNNNNNNNNNNNNNNNNNNNNNNNNNNNNNNNNNNNNNNNNNNNNNNNNNNNNNNNNNNNNNNNNNNNNNNNNNNNNNNNNNNNNNNNNNNNNNNNNNNNNNNNNNNNNNNNNNNNNNNNNNNNNNNNNNNNNNNNNNNNNNNNNNNNNNNNNNNNNNNNNNNNNNNNNNNNNNNNNNNNNNNNNNNNNNNNNNNNNNNNNNNNNNNNNNNNNNNNNNNNNNNNNNNNNNNNNNNNNNNNNNNNNNNNNNNNNNNNNNNNNNNNNNNNNNNNNNNNNNNNNNNNNNNNNNNNNNNNNNNNNNNNNNNNNNNNNNNNNNNNNNNNNNNNNNNNNNNNNNNNNNNNNNNNNNNNNNNNNNNNNNNNNNNNNNNNNNNNNNNNNNNNNNNNNNNNNNNNNNNNNNNNNNNNNNNNNNNNNNNNNNNNNNNNNNNNNNNNNNNNNNNNNNNNNNNNNNNNNNNNNNNNNNNNNNNNNNNNNNNNNNNN contains:
- the LOC110404814 gene encoding uncharacterized protein LOC110404814, with translation MRELPGALRAPIFHQLVELLSNSFYSWEMVAIVFLTEESSTVWQLSIHLFLETLSFVEGTGKRKMRKEVYRSLVLLHLHLHNEEESVVEVGIAFIWGRAMLAPWCPPNTKSIAAGGSVSPCCCILPAEGLWGLWRGSASTQLSSCLCSSVTSGLQRVQHDPSPSVSLLALQTLKILKETRPPPPPRDSGQRSSRLRSAWRRCCSSQADS